The sequence TCACCGCGGCAATACCGCCCTGTGCATACGCGGTGTTGGCTTCGTCAATCGCGGCCTTCGTGACGAGGGCAACGGAGGCATGGTCGGCCATGCGCAGCGCGAACGTGAGGCCCGCTACGCCGCTTCCAATCACAAGTACGTCGTGGTGCATAAAAGCTGAATACGCTGCTGTAGTACAGTGGCACCACAGCATACGCCGGCCGCCGGAGGGAGTTGTCGCTACCGCGGGGGCCTCCAACGATACCGGGAATTTTCCAGTAACGCCTCATTTACCTTGCCGCTCCCTCAAGCGCTCGCGTTGTTCCGTGCGCCATGCCTCGTACGCGTCCATCTGTTGAGGGGTAAGGACGGTTCGCAGGCGCGCCGCGGTGCGTTCGTTGAGGCGACGCATCTTTTGCAGCAGGCGCCAGCGCGCGCGGCGGCTCAGGGCGTCGCGTTGGGCCTCTGGCGGCCTAAGGGCGCGAAGCTGCGTGATATGGTCAACGAGTATCGGGCGCACGGCTTGCTCTTGCTTGGACGTGAGGTCTAAGTCCTTCGAGAGGCGGAGCAGGTACAGGTTGGCGATCATCTCCGGATCCGCCGGCGGGCGTGGCGGGGCTTCGTAGGCGGTGCCATCGAGCAGGCGCGCCAGAAACTCGCTGTCCTGCCATTCGGCATTCGGTCGTCCGAGCCGCACGACGACCATGTGGCGCGACGGGATGATGTACAGGCGCTGGTTGAACAGACCGGCCGCCATGAACACATCCGGCGGCCCCTCGCCATAGATGAGGCGTTCTTGGGCACCGCCTACAGACCGGGGGATCTGCTGGAAGAACGCGTTGCTGGTATCTACCGGGGCGTTGAGCCAGACCGACAGCCCGTAACCCGGCGCTACAGGGCTCGCCGTGGTGAGGCGGTCGATGAGGCCCGGCGGCACCACCGCGGCGCCCGCCCAGCGTCCGTCGTTAAGGATGAGGCGACCGAAGCGCAGCCAGTCGCGGGCCGTCATGTACGCGCCGCCCGCCAGGTTCGGGTCGCCCTGCGTGCGGGCCCACCGCGCGACCTCGGCCCCGATGGGGTCGAGGAGGCGCTCCTGCAGGTACTGTGTGGGCGTCGTGTCGCCAAGCACGTCGCGCAGCACGGCCCCAAATACCTGAAAGCCGGTTGAGCCGTAGCGGAAGCCTTCGCCCGGCGGATGCACAAGCGGTTGGTTGAGGGCCTCCGCAAAAGTCATGGAGGGGTGAACGCCGGTCTTGAGTCCGCTGGTAAGGTGCAGCAGCTGCCGGATCGTAATCGTAGCCTTCTGAGAATCCGTGCGCCAGGACGGCAGGACCGTGGCTACGCGCTGGTCGAGCATCAGCAGCCCATCGGCAATGGCTGCGTGCGCGAGCACTCCGTTGAAGGTCTTGGTGCCGCTGGCCAAAAGATGCGGTGTCGTAGCGTCGTACCCGTTCTGGTACGTCTCCAACACAAGCGTGCCGTCCACCCACACCAGCACTGCATCGCCCGCATGGGCTTCGGAGTAGGCGGCTGCCATCTGGAGATTCTCTTCGGGGATGGGACCCGTTGTCGGAGGATCTTGGGCGACCGGCGGTGTTGCGGCGCTGCATCCAACGAGTAGAGCAAAGAAAATAAGTAGGGAGCGATACATGGCGGCTGCGTGTGTAGGAATCATAGCATGAGGCGATCCACTGTGCATACACGCTCGACGGTAACAACCCCCCAATCTTAAAATGATACAATAATGTAACGCAGCCAAATGCAGCGCACCGCCACGCCGGGGAGCCGACGGGCGGTGCGGTGGGGGCTTTCGAGACGTGCTTGCGGGTCGTTATCCGATCTTGCCTTCGTCCTTCAGGCGGGCCAGCGTGTCGAGATTCGACTGCACGTGATCGGCCGAGGTGGCCATGAGGTCCTGCTCGTCGTCGTTGAGGTCCACCTCAATGATGTCCTCCACGCCGTCCGCGCCCAACCGAGCGGGCACGCCAATGAACAGGTCGTCGAGGCCATATTCGCCGGTGCAATAGGCCGCGCAGGGCAGGATGCGCTTGTTATCTTTGATGATGGCTTCGGTCATTTCCGCGGCCGCCGCGCCGGGGGCGTACCAGGCCGAGGTGCCCATCATCTCCACGATTTCGCCGCCGCCGCCCTTGGTGCGCTCCACGATGCCGTGGATGGTGTCGTCGTCGAGCAACTCGGTGATCGGGATGCCGCCAACGGTGGTGTAGCGGGGGAGCGGCACCATCGTGTCGCCGTGGCCGCCCATGAGCAGCGCCTGAATGTCGCGCACCGACACGTTTAGCTCCATCGCGAGGAACGCGCGGTAGCGGGCCGTGTCGAGCACGCCGGCCATGCCCATCACCTTGTTATCGGCAAAGCCGCTCTCCTCGAACGCCACGTACGTCATGACGTCGAGCGGATTGGAGACGACGATGATGGCAGCGTCGGGGCTGCCCGCGGCGAATTGCGATGTCACCGAGCCTACGATCTCGGCGTTTTTGGCGAGCAGGTCGTCGCGGCTCATGCCCGGTTTGCGCGGCAGGCCGGCCGTGATGATACACACGTCCGAGCCTTCGGTGGGGCCGTAGCTGTTGGTGCCCACGATGCGGGTATCGAACCCGTGGATGGGCGCCGACTCCATCATGTCGAGGGCCTTGCCCTGCGGCATGCCTTCCTGGATGTCGACCATCACCACCTCTTGCACCATGTCTTTGCGTGCAACGCACTCGGCGGCGGTTGCGCCTACGTTGCCGGCGCCGATAACGGTAACCTTCATAATATTCTCCGTTCGGATCAGAAAAGAGCGATTTTGAGCGTCTCACTACACAAAATGGCGGATGACGCATTGCCCTGCCACCAAAATTCGACAAATTCACGTGGCCTTCGGAAGCGCTTGCGTGCCGAAGCAGCGGCGACCGAAGGTCATATCTGCGATGGGGCCTTGGTCATATCTACGATGCGATCTCCGGGTGTGAAAGGGATCGTCCCATGGCGCCGATTGCCTCCGATGATTGCACGGGTGATAGGTTGCTCGTGGGCGGCGTCAGTGTGCGGCTCTTGGTGAGTCAAAGACTCGCGGATCGGGGCGCAGCGGGCGTGGCGTGCCGATCTCCAAAGCGTCGAAGGCCGGATGCCGGGGGTTGATAAGATAGTTCGATTCGAGGGGCTCCACCACGCTCGGGACGTTCAACACAAGCGATTGATTAGACCGGGCCCACGCATCACCTACGGCTTGACTCACGGGGCCGTACGGGCGGTCGTCCCATCCATCGGGCAGGCGATCTGGCGTGGCAACGTGATCGGATGAGAAGTACGCGGGAATGCGTACGTATGACTGCAGATGCTTGCGTTGGGTGACGCGCACGAGCAGCTCTAGCGTTGCCAAAGCTAGCGACTCGGCGGTGTAGACCACGGGGACGCCCACGCTGTTGAAGCGTCCCCCGTATTGCTTGGCGCCTTCTCCCGTAAACGCTGTGTCCTGATACGTTGCCTGGGTGATGCGCCATGCCGTGATGCGTTGCGCCACAGGGACGGTGGGCTGAACGAAGGAAACCACGTGGGCTGGGCTACAGGGCGACGCCGTGTGCAATTTGACCAAGCAGCTGGTCGACGCGACGCGCGCCGGGCTCTGTGTCGGCAAACTGTAGGGGCGTTTCGTCTCCTAGCGCCACGTTGGGTTCGTGCATCCAGGTTCGGGCGTCTTCCGTTGAGCCGAACACAGACGTTGCGTGGCGGATGAGCTGAAGCAGGCGAATTACGCGCTCAGACTCGTCGGGGCGAAGCGTGCCCTCGCGTCTGCGGCGGGTTAGCGTGCGTTTGGGGATGCGCACAACACGTGCCAGCGCGGCGTCCGTGAGCGCCAGTGCTTCTTTTAGGCGCTGCAAGGCGTCAGTGGATACGCCCTCACGAATGATGGCAATCGCTTCGGTGGGTGGCGCATCGGGAGCGAGGGCATCGTGCAGTGCAGCGGATGTCGTAGCAGCGGAGCATTTCATAACCGCGCGGGGCGTGTGGCGGAGAACGGTGTGCCATGTGGCGTTCCACGCGATTAGATGCTTCGCTGTTTCTCATCTGCGGGAAGATGTTGTCTCATCGCGGAGATTGCCGCCAAAGGCCTCCACGCTCCCGGTGTCCGCTCACAATGACATGAATGGTCAGAGGGGAGCTCGGATGTTGCTGGTTATAGGACGTAAGTCGGATTGATATGTCCTACTGCATGGCACACGAATATGGCCCTTTATCCGTGCGCTGGTGTAGGAGCGCCGTACTGTTCGAGCAGCACATGCAGGATTTGTGCGGCGGCCTCGGCGATGACGGTGCCGGGACCGAAGATGCCGGCCACGCCGTGCTCGTACAGCACGTCGTAATCCTTGTGCGGAATCACCCCGCCCACAATCACGAGGATGTCGTCGCGGCCAAAGTCCGCGAGCGCGTCCATCACCTCGGGCACCAGGGTCTTGTGGCCGCCGGCCAGACTGGAGACGCCCAGGATGTGCACGTCGTTTTCCACGGCCTGTCGGGCGGCCTCGGCGGGCGTCTGAAAGAGCGGGCCGATGTCAACGTCGAACCCCAGGTCGGCAAAACTGGTGGCAATGACCTTGGCGCCGCGGTCGTGGCCGTCCTGGCCCATCTTTGCGATCATGATGCGCGGGCGGCGCCCGGCCACTTCGGCAAACCGGTCGGCAAGGGCGCGGGTCGCCTGAAACTGTTCGTCGCGTCCGGCTTCTTCGGCATACACGCCGCTGACCGACGCGGTGCGCGCGACATGACGACCGTATACGTCTTCCAGCGCCCGCGAAATTTCCCCGAGGGTCGCGCGGGCCCGGGCGGCGTCTACGGCGCGGGCAAGCAGGTTGCCGTCGCCCGTTTCGGCGGCGTGGCGCAGGGCGTCGAGGGCGTCGTCGACGGTTGTTGCATCGCGGGCGTCGCGGAGCGCCCCCAACTGTTCAATCTGCTGGCGGCGCACGGCTTCGTTGTCTACTTCGAGCGTGTCGATGGGCTCAACGTCGTCGGGGCGGTAGCGGTTGACGCCCACCAGCACGTCTTTTCCGGTGTCGATGCGCGCCTGCTTACGGGCGGCGGCTTCTTCAATCCGCAGCTTGGGCAGGCCCTGCTCGATGGCTTCCGTCATGCCGCCGGCGTCTTCCACCTCCTGGATGAGGGCCCAGGCGCGGCGGGCGAGCGTGGCCGTGAGGCGCTCGACGTAATAGGAGCCGCCCCACGGGTCGATGGCCCGCGTGATGTCGGTTTCGTGTTGCAGGTACAGCTGCGTGTTGCGCGCAATGCGAGCGGCAAAGTCGCTGGGCAGCGCAATGGCTTCGTCGAGGGCGTTGGTGTGCAGGCTCTGCGTGTGCCCCAGCGCGGCCGCGAGGGCCTCTAGCCCGGTGCGCATCACGTTATTGAACGGATCCTGCTCGGCCAGCGAGTACCCCGAGGTCTGGCAGTGCGTGCGCAGCGCCATCGACTTCGGATTTTCAGGAGCAAATTCCCTCACCAGCTTCGCCCACAGCAGCCGTCCGGCCCGCATCTTCGCGATCTCCATGAACGGATTCATGCCGATGGCCCAAAAGAAGGACACGCGCGGTGCGAAGTCGTCAATGCCGAGGCCCGCGTCCAACCCGGTGCGCAGGTACTCCAGACCATCCGCAAGCGTGTAGGCGAGCTCCAGGTCGGCCGGGGCCCCGGCCTCGTGCATGTGATAGCCGCTCACGCTGATGGCGTTAAAGCGCGGCATCTCGTCGGCGCAGTACGCAAAAATATCCCCAATGATGCGCATGGAAGGCTGCGGGGGATAGATGTACGTGTTGCGCACCATGAACTCCTTCAGGATGTCGTTCTGGATGGTGCCGCTCAGTTGCGCGTGCGACACGCCTTGCTCCTCGGCGGCCACGATGTAAAAGGCCATCACCGGAAGCACCGCGCCGTTCATGGTCATCGACACGGACATCTCGTCGAGCGGAATGCCGTCGAACAGCACCTTCATGTCCTCCACGCTGTCAACGGCCACGCCGGCCTTGCCCACGTCGCCGCGCACCCGCTCATGATCGGAGTCGTAGCCGCGGTGCGTGGCCAGGTCGAACGCGACGGAGAGCCCCTTTTGCCCCGAGGCCAGGGCTTTCCGGTAAAAGGCGTTCGATTCCTCGGCGGTCGAAAAGCCGGCGTACTGCCGGATGGTCCACGGCCGAAAGTTGTACATGGTGCTGTACGGTCCGCGCAGATAGGGCGGAAGCCCCGCGGCAAAGTCGAGGTGATCGAGGCCCGCTACGTCATCCGGACCGTAGGCGGCTTGTACGTCGATCTGCTCCGGGGTTGTCCATGCATCGCGGGGCGGCGACGCGGCGGGCGCGTCGGCAGGCTGGTAGGCGCGGTTGGAAAAGTCGGGGCGCGTCATGGCGGGAGGCGTAGGGGTTGGGTGGAAAAAGACGCGACGGGTTAGGCAAGGCCCAGGCGGTCTTGCGCGGTGGTGAGGGTGTCGAGCAGCGGCGCGTGGCGATGGATGAAGCCGTCGGCGGTGGCGTCGATGGACGCGGGGGCTCCGGCGATGTACACGAGGGGCGGCTGTTTACCGAGGGCGTCGCGTAGGGCGGGCATGGCATCGGCGTACGCCTCGTCGCTGCTGCACAAAACGATCAGGTCGGCGTCGGCTGCGGCGGCGTCGGCGCCTTCGGCAACGGATGCAAAGCCCACGTTTTCAACGATCTCGAAGCCCGCTACGCCAAAGAAGTTGCGCGCAAAGGTGGCGCGGGCGCTGCGCATGCGGCGCGGGCCCACGGGCAACAGAAAGACGACGGGCGTCCGCGGCGCGCGCTCGGTCCGCAGCCGGCATGCTTCCACCGCGGCGCTCAGGCGCTGCGCGGGCAGCGGGTCCAGAAAGGACTCGGCGTCGTCTTGAAGTCCGGCCCACCGGTCGGCCAGCGTAGCCGGGGCATCGGGCGCGAGCGGCGCTTCGGCGGGCGCATCTGCGGCAACGGGCGTCCCCGACGGCCGCGCGTCTACGTCCGCTGTACGGCGTTCCGCTGGGTTCGGGTAGTGATTGGTGCCCACGAGTATCCGCGTCCGGCGCGCGACCTCCGCCAGGCGCTGTTGTCCCACCGATCGAATCCGCTCGTGCAGGGCGCCGTCGCGCAGGGCTTCAAGGATGCCCCCGGCGCCTTCGATCGCCTGAAAACGCGACCATGCGGTGCGCGCGAGCTGGTCGGTGAGCGCCTCGATGTAGTACGATCCGGCGGCCGGATCGGCCACATGGTTCAGGTGCGCCTCGTGCTTCAGGATGAGCTGCGTGTTGCGGGCCAGACGGTCGGCGAAGGCGTTCGGTGCGCCGCCCGCGGCATCAAACGGGGCCACGCTGATGACATCGGCCCCGCCAAGCGCGGCGGCGGTGGCGGCGGTGGTGCCGCGCAGCAGGTTCATGTGCGGATCGTACACGGTGCGGCTGCGCCATGCGGTGTGCGCGTGGAGGCGCACGCTGTTGGCGTCGTACGATGCGTCGGCTGCCGCGGCGTCCAGAAATCCGGCGGCCACCTGGGGCAGCAGCAGGCGGAGCGCCCGGAGCTTGGCGAGCGCCGGGAAGAAGCTCGTGCCAACCGGAACGACGAAGTGGATTGCTGCCAGCAGGTCGTTGAGCGCCAGCCCCCGTTCCGTTTCCTGCGCGAGCAGTTCACTAAACGCGGCCAGCGTACAGGCCATCTCGTCCACCATGGCGGCCCCGGCGCGGTGGTACGGCGTGGCGTCAATGGCCAGCGGGTGGGCCGGTCGCGTCTCCGCGCGCACAAGCTGGGCGGCGTAATCGTAGGCCTGCTGCGGACGCGTGAGCGTGCCGGTGACCAGCGCGGCGGTGGGGGCGTAGTTGAGCACGACGAGCGGGGGCGCTTGAGGCGTCGCGCTACGCACCATCGTCCATGCTGCGAGGCCGAGCGGGCCGCCGGGGAGGTGCAGGCGGGTGCTGGGGGCGAGGGCGTCGAGCACGCGGCGCCAGTCGTCCCGCGTCTGCAGCGCCGGCCCCACCAGCCGCCCGTCGCGGACGGCCATCTGCAGACCAATGTCGGTCACATCGGCGGCCTGTGCGGCGTCGAGGGCCCGGCAGAGGTCGTCTGGGGACGCGTGCGCAAGGTCTTGTCGGATGCGCCAGGCATTGGCAGGCGTATCGTCGCTCGCGGCTAGCGGAGAGGAAGCGCTTTCATCGCTGACGTGCGAAAAGTCCGCCAGATCCTCGGCCCGATAGTACGGCCGGAGGCGAAAGCCGTCGAGGCTGTCCCAGACGAGCGATTCAACGTCGTCTGTGCCCATATCCTTGCGGATGCGGGCGTTCCAGTCCTCGGTAGCGACCGGGGGAAACGCGTCGAAGAGCGGTGATTCAGGCGCGGGGATGTCGTTGGGCATACGCAGGGAGCGAAAATGAGCGTTACGTAGCATCGGTACGAGCGGCAGCGTCCGGCGGTCCGCAGAGCGCACGGTACCGATCCACCAGTTGGTAGACGGCCACGCCGTAGGCCACCGAGACGTTCAGCGACTGCTTGGCCCCGTACTGCGGGAGCTCCAGGGCAAGGTCGGCGGCGTCCATCCACACGTCATCCACGCCGTGCACTTCATTTCCAACCACGAGGGCCAGTGGAAAGTGATGCGCCGCAACGGCGGAAGGGCGGGTGGGCGTATCGGTGATTTCGAGGACGCCAACAGTGTATCCGTTATTGCAGAGAAAGTCAATGAGCGTTTCTGGTGCTTCATGCTGTGTCCACGGAACGGTGTCTTGCGCGCCTAACGCCGTTTTTTGGAGATCGGGGTGAGCGGGCGTGCCGGTGTATCCGCTGAGGTGGACGTGGTGGATGCGGGCGGCATCGGAGGTGCGAAACATCGATCCGACGTTGTAAATGGACCGCACGTTGTGCAGCACGCCCGCGATGGGGTGCCGGGGTAACGTGGCGAGCTCATCGGGGGTGGGGCGGTCGATTTCGTCCCAGGTTAGCTTTCGCATGGGCGGTCTGGTCGTTACGTTACAACGGGGCTTCGCATCTTTTGCCCTGTAAAGTTATCTGTCCAACCTTCCATCCACCATGAAAAATAGATTCCGTACGGCCACCTGGACTGGTCTTCTCCTTGCTTTTGTTGCCCTTGCGGGCTGCACGACGCTGCGCCAGGTTACGGCGCTGCGGAATGTCACGTTTGGGCTCGACCGGGTGGCCCAGGCGCAGCTGGCGGGCATCGACCTGCGTCGCGTCCAATCGTACGAGGACCTGCGAGCTACCGATATGCTGCGGTTGGGCGCGGCCGTCGCGGATGGCGAGCTGCCTCTGTCGTTTACGGTCCACGTGAACGCGACGAATCCCGAGAGCAACAGCGTGGCGGCGCGGCTTACCAAAATGGATTGGACGCTCATCCTGGATGGCGAGACGACCGTTAGCGGTGTGTTCAACAACGAGACGCTGATTGAGCCGGGCACCACGGCCGATGTGCCGGTGCCGGTGCAACTGGATCTGGTGAAGTTCTTCGGCAACGGACTGCAAGACCTGGTGGATTTGGCGCTGGCTGTAGGGGGCGAGGGGCCGCCGCAGAACGTGAAGCTGCAGGTTCAGCCGACGATTCGCACGGCGTTGGGACGCATCAAGTACCCGCAGCCCATCACGGTGATGCACGAATCGGTTGGAGGAACGACGCAACCGGCACAGTAGCGCTTTTCCCACACAGCATGTACCACCACTTGCACGGAAGTCCATGGATTGGTCTGGTTACGTTCAGCTCACCCTCCGCGAGTGCGTCGCGGTAGCCGACGATCTGCTCATTTTACGGGTTGAAAGTCCCGAAGCCATAGATTTTACGCCGGGGCAGTACGCAACGCTCGGCGTTCACGACGAAGCGACCGACCGGCCGTTACTACGCGCGTATTCGGTGGTGGCAACGCCCGGCGACCGTATGCTCGAGTTCTTTGTGGAGTTGGTACCCGACGGCGCACTCACCCCGCGACTGTGGGCGCTGGAATCGGGCGATAGGCTCTGGATGCGAAAGAAAATAGTTGGTCGTTTTGTGCGCGACACCGATCGGCAGCACCACGTGATGGCGGCCACGGTGACGGGCGTGGGGCCGTACGTGAGCATCGCTCGTCAGTTGGCAGCGGAAGCGGCGGAGGGCATCACGCCACCCCAGCTTCTGATCATCCATGGAGGCAGTCGCTCGTGGGAGCTGGGCACGTACCGCGACGAATTGCATGCGATGAGCACGCGGTACGACTGGGTTTCGTACGTCCCGACCGTCAGTCGACCGTGGGAGGATGCGGAATGGACCGGCGAGCGTGGCCGCGTGGGCGACGTGCTGCGGAAGCACTGGGACGCGGCGCGCTTTCCGCTGGAGGACACCGCGGTGTACGCGTGCGGGCATCCGAAGATGGTGCAGCATGTGGAGGCGCTCGCCCGGCGCGCGGGCCTGCCGGAGGCCGCGTTCTACGAGGAGAAATACTTCGTCGAGCGCCGGACCACGTGAGGCCGCACCCTGCAATCCCGGCCCCGAGCGGCCGTTCGACCTGCCACTTTATGTCTGTTATTGCAAATATAGAATGATTGCGTTTGGGTTCGCTTGATTTGACATTCGACCGCAATCGTTGAATAGCTATCGATACGTGGCTTCTCTTTTGTGCTCTTGCTATCTGCGGCCCGCGTTCCCCCGAAACGAATGATCCCCACACGAGGTGGGTCTGCACCGGCCGGGCTGCGATGCTTTAGGCTGCACGGATGGTAGCTCGCCCGGCCGTCGCCTCTTGCATCTGATTGGTAAACGCCGCCACGGCGGACGGGCGTATGCCGAGCGTGAGCCGAACGGTGGCCGTGTATTCTGCATCCACTGCTGCCGTATCGAAACGGTCGATCACGCGCCGCACGGCGCTGGTGTCGTCATACGCAAACGCTACGATAACCTGCGTGCGGCGGACGATGGTTTGCGTGCCGGCATCGTCCAATGCAGCCGCTGCGGCGTCTCCGTAGGCGCGCACAAGGCCGCCGGTGCCCAGCTTGGTGCCGCCGTAGTAGCGCGTCACGACGACGACCACGTTGGTGATTGCGCGGCCGTCGATGTGGCGCAAGATGGGTTGTCCGGCCGTTCCGCTGGGCTCGCCGTCGTCGTCGTAGTGGAACGTCTGCCCCTCCGGTCCCACGCGGTAGGCACTGCAATGGTGGGTGGCCTTGTGCTCGCGCGATCGAATGCGCTCTACGCATGCCTGCGCTTCTTCGCGGCTTTCCACCGGCATCGCCTCGGCGATGAAGCGCGACCCCTCTCGTTTGAGCTCCGCCCACCCGTCGCCCGCGAGGGTCCGATACGTATCGCTGCCGTCCATCCCATTGCTTACCCAATCACCATAGTTCGCTAATGCCAAGGTAACACGAGACCCGTAACCTATTGGTTGCATCCGTCCTGTCCACCAAGCATCTGCCCTCATGCCGAGTGCTCCATCCGTTCGCGTTCCGTCCGTGGCCCGCCTGCTGCCCGATGCGGTGCAGCAAAGTCCAACCGTTTCGCGTCGCGGACTGCTGGAACGCCTTTTCACCACGTGGTTCGATGGCTGGGTCTACAACCAGATCTGGGAAGATCCGCGCGTGGATGCCCGGGCGCTGCAGCTGGATGGCAACAGCCGCGTGCTCACCATCGCCTCGGGCGGATGCAACGTCCTCAACTACCTCGGGCACGGCCCCGAACGCATCACCGCGCTCGACCTGAATCCGGCCCACCTGGCCTTGACCCGATTGAAGCTGACGGCGCTTCGCCGCGTGCCCTCGCACGATGCCTTCTACGACCTGTTTGGGCACGGCGATCGTTCCTCCAACGTCTCAATCTACACGAGGCACCTCCAACCACACCTCGACGACGACACGCGCGCCTTCTGGACGGCGCGTCGCGGGTTGCGTCGCCAACGGCGCTATCATGTGCTCGCCAGCGGGTTGTACGACCGCAGCCGCATGGGGCTTTTCCTGCGGTTTGTACACGGGGTGGCACGGCAGATGGGGCTGCAGCCCGAGCGCTTGCTGCAGGCGCAGACGCTCGCCGGGCAGCGGGCGTTCTATCAGCGCGTGGTCGCGCCGTTTTTTGAGCGCCGGTGGGTCGCCTGGCTCACCCAACAACCGGCTACGGTGTTCAGCCTGGGCATTCCGCCGCAGCAGCACCGGTTCATGGCGGAAGAGTCGAGGGGCGGTGTGCTGGGGCTCTTTCGGCAGCGGCTTCGCACCATGGTCTGCGAGTTTCCGATTCAGGACAACTACTTCGCGTGGCAGGTCTTTGGCCGCCGCTACGATCATACGCACCGCCGGGCCATTCCGCCGTACCTGCGCGCCGAGGCTTTTCCTGCGCTCCGAGAGCGCGCGGGCCGCGTGGATACGCACGTGGCCTCGTATGCCGACTATCTCGCAGCGCAGCCGACGGGCGCGTACAACGCGTTTGTGCTGCTCGATGCCCAGGATTGGATGACGCCCTCGGCCATTGCACGGCTTTGGCGCGAGATTGCACGGGTTGGCGGCGCCGGGGCGCGCGTTATCTTCCGCACGGCGGGCACGCGCTCGCCGGTCGAGGCGGCCCTGCCGACGGCGCTCCGCTCGCGCTTCACCTACCACCGGATGGCCTCTGAGCGCCTGCACGCCCACGACCGCTCGGCCATCTACGGCATGTTTCATCTCTACGAGTGCACAGCATGAGCACCGCGCAACGCATGAACCGGATGTATCGCTACACGCGCCACGTGTACGACCTCAGCCGGCGTTACTACCTGCTGGGCCGCGATGATACGCTGGCGGCGCTGGCGGCCGATGCCCCCGCAACGGTGCTGGAGATAGGGTGTGGCACGGGCCGCAACCTGCTAGAGCTCCACGAGCTCCTGCCAACGGCGACGCTGTACGGCCTCGATGCGGCGACCGTGATGCTCGACACGGCGCGCCGGTCGATAGACCGGCATGCGCCCGATGCGTCGGTGCGGCTGGCGCAGGGCCTGGCCGAATCGTTCACCATGGACGTGGCCTTCGGACGTCCGGGGCCGGTTGATGCCATCGTCTGTTCGTACGTCTTGTCGATGCTGGACGACCCGCGGCCCGCGATTGACCGGGCGCTTGCGCAGCTGCGCCCCGGCGGCGCGCTCTACATCGTCGACTTCTGGGACATTGCCGACTGGCCGGCGCCGGCGGCAGCCCTCCTGCGCCAGTGGCTTGGGCTCTTTGGCGTGCGGCATCGCCCGGCGCTCCACATGCACCTGCATGCCCTCAGCCAGCGCGGGCGCGTCGACGACCTCGTCATTACGCCCATTGCCGGCCGGTACGCGTACCGCGCGGTGCTCCGTTGCCCCCCAACAGAACGCGGGCGACCGCCGAAGCCGTCGCCCGCGCACCAACCGTCCATCGTGTAGCACGCGTTCGCGCGCGACACGCTGCACAGGGTTTAGGCTGTGTTTAAAACACCTCGCGGACTGCGCCCGGTTGGAGAGCCGCTGCTGCTGCGTTGTTCTGCATCGCGGTAGGCCCGCTACCGCTGCTTCGAACGCCTTGCAGCTCCGGCTTCCCCCTCGGGCTCGCGCTCACGTTGACTTTTTAAAACACAGCCTAGTTAAAGATGTAGCGGATGCCCAATTGCGCCCGCCAGCGTGACACGATGGCCACGTTGTCCTGGAACGTCCGCTGCGGGCCAATCCATTCAAAGACGGGCTCGCCGGCCGCGTTGTAGCGCTCAAACCGCAACACCTGCGTGCTGATGGGCACCTCTCGCACGCC comes from Salisaeta longa DSM 21114 and encodes:
- the scpA gene encoding methylmalonyl-CoA mutase, translated to MTRPDFSNRAYQPADAPAASPPRDAWTTPEQIDVQAAYGPDDVAGLDHLDFAAGLPPYLRGPYSTMYNFRPWTIRQYAGFSTAEESNAFYRKALASGQKGLSVAFDLATHRGYDSDHERVRGDVGKAGVAVDSVEDMKVLFDGIPLDEMSVSMTMNGAVLPVMAFYIVAAEEQGVSHAQLSGTIQNDILKEFMVRNTYIYPPQPSMRIIGDIFAYCADEMPRFNAISVSGYHMHEAGAPADLELAYTLADGLEYLRTGLDAGLGIDDFAPRVSFFWAIGMNPFMEIAKMRAGRLLWAKLVREFAPENPKSMALRTHCQTSGYSLAEQDPFNNVMRTGLEALAAALGHTQSLHTNALDEAIALPSDFAARIARNTQLYLQHETDITRAIDPWGGSYYVERLTATLARRAWALIQEVEDAGGMTEAIEQGLPKLRIEEAAARKQARIDTGKDVLVGVNRYRPDDVEPIDTLEVDNEAVRRQQIEQLGALRDARDATTVDDALDALRHAAETGDGNLLARAVDAARARATLGEISRALEDVYGRHVARTASVSGVYAEEAGRDEQFQATRALADRFAEVAGRRPRIMIAKMGQDGHDRGAKVIATSFADLGFDVDIGPLFQTPAEAARQAVENDVHILGVSSLAGGHKTLVPEVMDALADFGRDDILVIVGGVIPHKDYDVLYEHGVAGIFGPGTVIAEAAAQILHVLLEQYGAPTPAHG
- a CDS encoding RES family NAD+ phosphorylase, translated to MVSFVQPTVPVAQRITAWRITQATYQDTAFTGEGAKQYGGRFNSVGVPVVYTAESLALATLELLVRVTQRKHLQSYVRIPAYFSSDHVATPDRLPDGWDDRPYGPVSQAVGDAWARSNQSLVLNVPSVVEPLESNYLINPRHPAFDALEIGTPRPLRPDPRVFDSPRAAH
- the parS gene encoding type II RES/Xre toxin-antitoxin system antitoxin is translated as MKCSAATTSAALHDALAPDAPPTEAIAIIREGVSTDALQRLKEALALTDAALARVVRIPKRTLTRRRREGTLRPDESERVIRLLQLIRHATSVFGSTEDARTWMHEPNVALGDETPLQFADTEPGARRVDQLLGQIAHGVAL
- the mdh gene encoding malate dehydrogenase; protein product: MKVTVIGAGNVGATAAECVARKDMVQEVVMVDIQEGMPQGKALDMMESAPIHGFDTRIVGTNSYGPTEGSDVCIITAGLPRKPGMSRDDLLAKNAEIVGSVTSQFAAGSPDAAIIVVSNPLDVMTYVAFEESGFADNKVMGMAGVLDTARYRAFLAMELNVSVRDIQALLMGGHGDTMVPLPRYTTVGGIPITELLDDDTIHGIVERTKGGGGEIVEMMGTSAWYAPGAAAAEMTEAIIKDNKRILPCAAYCTGEYGLDDLFIGVPARLGADGVEDIIEVDLNDDEQDLMATSADHVQSNLDTLARLKDEGKIG
- a CDS encoding serine hydrolase, with translation MYRSLLIFFALLVGCSAATPPVAQDPPTTGPIPEENLQMAAAYSEAHAGDAVLVWVDGTLVLETYQNGYDATTPHLLASGTKTFNGVLAHAAIADGLLMLDQRVATVLPSWRTDSQKATITIRQLLHLTSGLKTGVHPSMTFAEALNQPLVHPPGEGFRYGSTGFQVFGAVLRDVLGDTTPTQYLQERLLDPIGAEVARWARTQGDPNLAGGAYMTARDWLRFGRLILNDGRWAGAAVVPPGLIDRLTTASPVAPGYGLSVWLNAPVDTSNAFFQQIPRSVGGAQERLIYGEGPPDVFMAAGLFNQRLYIIPSRHMVVVRLGRPNAEWQDSEFLARLLDGTAYEAPPRPPADPEMIANLYLLRLSKDLDLTSKQEQAVRPILVDHITQLRALRPPEAQRDALSRRARWRLLQKMRRLNERTAARLRTVLTPQQMDAYEAWRTEQRERLRERQGK